ACATTCAAATTGATACTAAATTGTTATGTGATTTGATTCCAAACTCATAATATAGTGCTGCTGCTTTTTTCAaatcaactatatatatagaattagttttttttagtgTGCACTAGCTGGCATCCAAAAGTCCAACAAGTCCCGTTAATCTAATTGAGGGTCAACCAAGTCACTAAGTGGTGAAATTCTATCCGTTGTAGATGTTCTCCATTAACGAGACGCAGAcccaatatattatttaagacAACAGGCACTGACCACCTGCACTAATCCATGTTTGtgttattttctaattattgaTATTATAAGCAGAAAAACCCACTTTAGTTATAATTGATTTAgtcaatctcttcttcaaaCTTTTCCTGGTACTATATGTCTAAGGCAACTAATAATCCTTTTACAGGCACCAATGTCTTATTTGATTTGTTGACTAGGTAGTGTCCCTTTCAGGACCTCAAGAGACAATCAGATACATAAAATCATGTGCAAATATCAATTTTGCTTAAACGTTTCGTAAGTACCAGTACACAAGCTTCAATCATTAGATATACGCTTGAAATTATAATATGGAATTAAAATCTCTCTTGGAGCATAAAAGGATGAGTTACAATTATCTCGAAATTATCTGGTAAATGCAATATGATCACACAGTTCACAACATGCTcaacaattataatatataattaaaagttgtagtatataatttataatgtGTATTCTAGATCCTTAAATTTTATCGTTTCaacttatatttaatttgcattattaatatataaaatttatgatgTGTTCCGTTAATATATAACTTAGTTGTTTCAacccatatatttttaatttgtatcTTATTGTGAGTAATAATTATGAGTATAAAcgtataaaataaattaagtaatAACAAATTTGGTAGCAAAACATAATTATGAGTATAACGTATAAAACAAATTTAGGAAATTTTCATAGAActacacatttttttttataaattattaattttgcaTATCAATCGCAACAGAGTGCATTACATTGGTTATTCCTCTAACAAAGTCACTATGTGCTCACTAAATGTGACAGTATTCAAATACCTATACGAACTTCTATCGTAATCTACTTTGACAATACTTAAACCAAATGCTCCTTATTATTGATACAAAATCTCAAAGCAGCTTCCAGCTggagatatataaatattttgtataaatATGGCAAATATAAGACGGTTGACATAACCACTTCCCCCATCAACATCAAGTTGGTGCCCTTAAAAAAGAACAGATTAATCAATGTCAAGTTGGTGCAAtttatgtttttaattttggcTAATTAACTAATAACATTGGTCATTAGATGATGTGCAGACTGCGGAGCCATGTGGCTGGCGTCACCTATAAAATTATCCACATCGTAATCATTCTACTATGTTATAATAAACTTTCAAATAGagctaattaattttatgaataattaatACTTTAGGCGGATAAGTGTAAATTATAAGTTTGTCATCTGCAAAggattaataatttaattacctgATCGATTGCTCCGAGAGCAAAGGATTAATACgtggaaaggaaaggaaatttaaaatataaggGCCAACAAAATTAATTGAGGTATATGCCTTTCTATGTAGCCCAAAAAGATTTAATCATAATCATTAGGGTAGTATTAAATTTTCGGGTACGGACCTATATATGTATCAGGACATATGAACTAATTAAGATGATGATAATGTTAATTATGGATGGCATGCCTAAAAAGAGCTAAAGGAACAATTAATCaattacatctatatataattatgtagTCCTTATTTTTCACTAATATTTGTCATTGATTCTCCTATGCTGCGGCCGATTCGATAATTGCCCCTTTCTTATTCTGGACATATTTAAACATTGTTTTCAATGGTTTCAAAAGTGAAATTGCGAGATCTTCCATTTCACATTcagattaattataataaagggAAGAGATGAACAAAATGGTCTGATCTGATAAGGACAGGAGTAAGGGAAATGGATTTTTCGGGCTTTAGGATATGAGGCCCAGCCCAATTGGAAGAGCCCAACTCGCCATTGTGAGGCCCAGGGCCCATTTACCATTCACTCAACCCTTTAACCAGGCCCAGTCGGGCACTAGTATTAACCGACCTGAGCTTGAGCCGAGTATAAAAGGAAGAAAGCTAAAGCCCCCAATGGAACTAACTCATTTCCATTTTTTGGAAACGTCGAAGGGAGCCAAAAGGTTTGCCTGAATGAAAAGTGCGATGAAGCTTTCGACAAGCTTAAGAGGTATTTGAATTCCATGCTCGCATTAGCAAAGCCTGAAGTGGGGGAAACACTTTTATGTTTATCTAGCAGCAGTAAGTGCGATCTTCATCAAGGAAGAGGGATTGCAGCAACAGCCTGTCTATTTTATCAGCAAAGTCTTACGAGGTGCCGAGCTTAATTACTTGATGATTGAGAAGACTGCTTTTCCCTAGTTTTCACATCCCGGAATTTGCAACCTTATTTTTACGCACACCCAGTTGTTGTTTACTCTGATCAGCTTTTGAGGCAAGTCCTTCATAAGGTTGAACGCTCTGGGAAAATGTGAAGTGTGCTATTGAGCTCGGCCCATTTGGGATTGAGTATGTGCCGAGAACCGCAATCAAAGCACGGGCATTGGCAGACTTGGTGGTGGAGGTCACAAGGAACGAAAACGAGCAAGATAATGAAGTCGAGCAAAGAAATTTCGTGGAAAGTTGGACGTTGCACTATGATGGCTCGGATACTCAACGTGGAGCTGGAGGAGACGCTACGTTGGTTTCACCTGAAGGAAAGCAGATGAAGTACGCTATGGTCTTgccattccaaacaacaaaTAATGAAGTTGGATATGAAGCTTTGATAACAGGTCTTATGATCGCTAAAGGATTCAGAGTGGGCAACATGTTAAAAGTGACTCGCAGCTCGTTGTTGGCCAAATTAATGGGGAGTGTGAATCGAAGATTGAAAGGATGAAGCTGTATCTGGGACGGGCTCGAGAGGTTTTAGCTCACTTCAATTCATATCAAATAACCTTAATTCTGCGAGCTGAAAATGAGACAGCAGACATTTTGGCCAAAATGGCCATAGATTTCACCCCGGCCAGAGTGAATTTTGTGGAGTATGGAACAGCTAAGAGCTCGGCTCGTTTTACTCCACTAGAAGTAATGCAAATTAATGACCAAAAAGGAGTTGGATGACTCCAGTCATTGAGGGCAAGTCACCCGAAAATAAGAAGTTATCGACGAAAATACAGACGAGGACTGCAATGTATACGTTGGTCGATGAGGTCCAATATATAAAGGGCTTTTTTCTCATCCTTTGTTAAGACGCGTTGATTAAAGTGAAGGGAACTTCCTCTTTAAGAGAAATTCACGAAGGAATTTGTGGAGCACCAGAAAGAGGCAGGTCAATAGCTAACAAAGCATTGAGGCAAATACTTCTACTGGCCCACAATGCGGAGGATCTTTATTTTGTAACCACTACAgccttttctaaaattatcgaactttattttatataaagcgaattactaaaatttcttttttttttcaaggaagatatcaagaaatattttttaaaaaaatcaaccaTTCCATTACCTAAGAATCTCTTGCATTTTTTCATCCACTATCCAATTTTAAAGTCGggtcatattttttaaattgagCAATCTTTAGTTTGCACAAAAGACATGAGAACAATCTCACACGTACAAAGTGCGTGAGAGCTAATAATGTATATCTACAACCATCAAAGTAAGTTAGTTCAAGCCGTTCAAACTTCAAAGTTTGTTCCCTTTAAATTAAGTCTAgaattcgagtcttgtgaatagagaaaattcacgctgagAAAGTTTTACTGCTTAGTGGGTCGACTGGCTTAAACTAGATCAGTCGATATTCGTTGGATTTCCCACATACCAAGTTGCAAACTTAAAagggttaaaaaaaatttgtatatcTACTACCACTGTCTCCAGAGTTTGAAGGCAATTAAGtccatttttataaatataaagataaatattaaaatgaatgaCATTTTCTAACCATCTTTTTGTAGGCGATCGGGGATTTGAAATATTCATCCTGTTTTACAAACCagaccaaaagaaaaaaaggcaaaatttttctatatatcaGAAAACCTACAATCTGGAGTGGCTCTGGGATGGAGAACTTTGCAAATACATCAAGGAGCAAGAACAGAGGATGAATTTTGGTTGAGATTAGACACTGAAACGTGAATTTTCACTGCTAGACAGGTAATAGGTTGGGATGGCCAAATCTTTTGGTACTGAACCATTGTCGAGGTACGATGGCAACAGAACAAAACATTGACGCCTGCGAGGTGTATGGATTTTGTGCAGTCTGCAGTGCTAAAATGTGTACGCCTTATCTGGTCGTGTGGCATTACTCAAGAATAGAATCAGCATGTTACCCTTGAAACAATCACTACCTAGAAGACTCAACCAAACGAATATCAAACTCTTGCTCGACAGAAGATCCtttaaatgcattttttcCACTACAAATGTGTTCTTTACAATGAAATTGTAATCGAAACTCGTAATGGGATGTCTATGAGGGCTTTTTCTTCCGTGTGGTCCGCGAGATGCGCTTAAGATCTTGTGTGCCACTTCTGATTCCCCTGTCACACGAAAACTTTGATCATGTCATGTTCTTGAGTCTTTTCAGAAGGACCATAAacgagagaagaaaaaaaatacagagagagagagagagagagaagcgaAGATATCACATACCTCTGATACAAGTAGATAAAGATATAGAACAGAGGAAGCAGCAGAAGAACCAAAATGGAGATGACAATATAGAACGCACTCCTCCTCTTCTGCAGGTTTATCGATATTAAGACGACAGTCAAGCAAGTGCAAGAGTCACGCAAAGGCACAAGAATAGAATCTAAATTGCGGAGACCAATTTCTGCTTCTATGTGGACGGAACTAAAGGGAAGAGGATGAAGGGTATGGAATTTGGTTTACCCTGCGTCCCCTTGAGAAGGGTTTTCGGCTTCCAGAGCAGGTGTGAGCGTCACAGAATTGGCGCAAGAAAAATTCTGTCAATTTGTTAATAGCAAAATTATTGACTGAAGACAGTAACAAAAGTTAGTTCTGAATCAATGAGTCGAGCAAGTGGAAAGAGATGTTCAACCATACCATGAAGACGGCTTGCTGAAGGACCTTGATTAACTGGGAAACAAGTATCTGCTAGGCTCTGCAGAAGTCAAGCATACACATCATATCATACTGCGAtaacagaaaaaataaaaataaaaaatgccaAATCATAAATGTTATAGAGGAAAAGAAGACACTGTTTCTTGTTGTGCACCTCACATAAGTGTCCGTTCCTTGCCGCAGCAGCAGGGTTGCACTTGGACTTCTTTGGTGTGGAGTCCATCACATAATCACAATGCAATGCTCCACATAAATCTGCCAAACACCTTCCATGGCTCTGGAATGAGAACAAATGTTATccatttttcacttttgaaGGGCCATTGTATGATGGAATGACAAGGGATTGGCATTAATAACAATCAAATTGGAAAGCCATGGAATCGCattcttttatgtttttatttgtAGTATGAGACTCTTAGTATAGCATTAATATGGCAAACCAAAGCAAAATCCATAATCGAAGAAGCACACAACAAACTTAGACTTTTAGAGGATAAGTCATGAGCAACCAATGTTGACTAGATCAGCAGATGATATGAGTATATTGATGACACTGGCCATTTGATTTCATTCTAAAGTTAGAGAAACTTCGAGTAATTAAACAATTCGACTCTGTGTATTTAGTTTGATACGTCGAATCTGATATGGGACCAATATAAATATCATTATATCAGAGCATTAAAGTAGCAGACTTTCATGAATATCTCGTACTGATCAAGCAGTTAGGTAGAATTTGACCATTTGCAGATTAGGCATATCCTAGTTATAAGGGGACCAAACTATGCTAGGAAACTGAGCTGGCTACCGTATAAGGGGACCAGCAGTCCATTGTTTTATGATACAGAAGTGAACAATCAAAGAAGAATCATAGCTAGAAAATCTTTCCAATACAAAAAGACATGAAATGATATTGAATATACCACATACCGTATTCAACATATCATAGTGCCTGTTGTCGAAATGCTTATCGAGATATTTCTCTTCGTAGAATCTCTTTCTACAGTACCCACACTTCCACTCATTTATATCGGTATGGATCTTGTGCTGTTCCTGATCCCTGTACAGGTTATTTTCATGGTGGAGTCTACAGTTTGTCGAAAGTTGATATCTCTCCTTTTCTAGGAAGGGCGTGAGATACTGCAAAAAGTTGTAAGATTTCGCATTTGAATTCCCAACAACTGATTAAGTAAAATGTATAGAAAAGCACCAATATATTCTACGTTCACCTCATCTATAATTTTGGAAGCAGCTCTGCTCCTTTCCCTCGAACAGTGGACTTCATGTGAACCACCTTGCTCTAGCCCCAAGTTTCTAAGGATTATTAATATTGTTAGGCGCATATCACGTGTCAACTCAGAGTACAATACCGATAACTAGTAAGTAATTTCAAACCGTCATGGACAAATGAGTGACGGGTCATAAACTTTCATCTATATTAACCAATGACTTGCTTCACCAAAGACAATCCACATAAGTCCATAACCATTATAATGCGAGTCTATTGGgataaaaagtaattaatggTAAGACTTTGTACAAGTGTGATGAAGTCAGCAAACAGACCTTGAAGCTGCAGATGCTTCAGAATCCTGAAACAAGCAAAACAAGAAAAGACGTTGCATTAGATGAAAACCACCATACCACCAGctgcaaaaaaaatataccaGGATGGGGAAGAAAACAAAGGTCCATGTCAGGTGAATGGCGATGTATAGTGCGAT
Above is a window of Punica granatum isolate Tunisia-2019 chromosome 7, ASM765513v2, whole genome shotgun sequence DNA encoding:
- the LOC116212809 gene encoding uncharacterized protein LOC116212809; the protein is MMTTSLRWSRLSCLFICCLSLPLQFIAISSASLSQDSEASAASRNLGLEQGGSHEVHCSRERSRAASKIIDEYLTPFLEKERYQLSTNCRLHHENNLYRDQEQHKIHTDINEWKCGYCRKRFYEEKYLDKHFDNRHYDMLNTSHGRCLADLCGALHCDYVMDSTPKKSKCNPAAAARNGHLCESLADTCFPVNQGPSASRLHEFFLRQFCDAHTCSGSRKPFSRGRRKRRSAFYIVISILVLLLLPLFYIFIYLYQRGIRSGTQDLKRISRTTRKKKPS